A region of the Alligator mississippiensis isolate rAllMis1 chromosome 5, rAllMis1, whole genome shotgun sequence genome:
TGGTAAACTGGTCCAGATTGAATATGCATTGGCGGCAGTTGCTGCAGGAGCCCCATCTGTTGGAATTAAAGGTATGCTTATATGACTAACCTGATGTTGGCTTCAGAGTACTGGGTGTTAGACCGACCCATTGTCAGTTGGGAAAACTAGGATAGATTTAGGCCTATTAAATTGCAATTGACGTTGTTGTCTTTCCCCTTGTTGGGACCTGGAGAGAGAATGgcgaatgaaaaaaaaaaaaaaaaaaagtatggccCTTCgtcatttgtttccttttaaatggATTTTCATATGCTTATCTGGATAATGTCTCATAGCATTGAATTTTATCAGAGAAATGGTTTTAAAGTGGGAAGAGAAGAGTTTAATGCTATTTCAGAAGTACAAACGTTTGATAATTTTACTATGTTGAGGGGGATTTTACTGGAAAAAACACGTTTATTTTGAGCATTTTTGTACCCTGGGTAGGTGTTTCGTTGCTTCGTGTGTTTTCTGGAACAATTGCACATaatgaaaaaatgaagaaaaaaaattttttttcctttttttgttttaaaattgaaTATGATCGCATGTTGAGCACTTGTATGCAATGCAGTGGAGGTCTCAAAAGTAATTGTTTAACATCCTAGATGAACAATAAGATCTGTAGATCTGGTGGGAAGAAGAGAGATTTTTCATGTACTAGCAAATCTGTTTAATTTTGGTCACTCCTGGTAACCTTTATATATTTAAACCAAAgtattttttctttcccctttctagCTGCAAATGGTGTTGTGTTGGCAACtgagaagaaacagaaatctaTTCTCTATGACGAAAGGAGTGTGCACAAAGTAGAATCAATTACCAAACACATAGGCTTGGTGTATAGTGGCATGGGACCTGATTACAGGTATCAGAAAAATGCTGTTGTTTGAGAAGCTCTCTGTTGGTATTGACTTGCATCTCCCTAACTTACGAAAATTGAAGGCTGCTGTGAAAATAGGCATTTTATGATTTCCCAGTCCCTGTACATCTGTTCTTTAAAGTTATTAAAGCTCTTGGGTGTCTCTTTAGCATACAGCACATATCATATAATGTGACTCTAATgtaggggtgtccaacctttttgaatgtggggccggttCATGaattttttatcacccagtgggccagccaGCCGtattcaaacaccctctgtcctgggccagagagacctTGCCTGTATAGCCCTACTGCACCTGCCTGTTACTGCAAGGTTTgtggtagctgctggtgggcaggggcaggagggacccattcAGCATCCAGCCAGCTACTGTCCCAGAGACTAAAAGGGAGAGATAAATAGCTCCACATCCCCCGAGCAGCGCAGCCCCATGAGCCAGGGCTGGAGCGAGGCGGCCGCTGCACCGCATCCCCTCACCCGCACAGCCCCGCTCACCGTGGTGCCCAGCCGCTCGCGCATGCAACCCCGGTGGCCTCAGTGCTGCGAGCCTGGAGCACAGGGTCCAGCAGACACCggctcctgctgcctcaccccGCAGAGGTCACTCCAGGACCCCGCCTGCCAAGGCCCCCCTGTGCTAGCttctcacgtgctgctggggacgggaggaggccagccaggtcagcaccagctaCCAGAAGCAGCAACAGAGCCATGTGATGCTCGGGACTGACAGGTGTAGGCAGGGGAAAATGCATCTGAGCCTCTGCTGCTCTGGCCGGGCTCGTCCCGTCCCAAGTGGCACGTGGCTTCGCCgacgcttctgctggccggtgcagatctggccgggctcctcctgtccccagcagcttgtgggaagctggcttcagtcGCGTGCTGCTCCGGGTGGGacggacccagccgggtcagcaccagccaggaaaagcggcatgcagctgaagtcggcttcccacgtgctgctggggacaaaagggggctggctgggtctgcaccggccagcagaagtggtggcggagccgtgtgccattCGGGATGGGACGAGCCTGGAGCGGCAGGagctcagctgcatttttcccctgcctgcacccgtCAGTCCCGAGTGGTACGTGGTTCTGCTGCCAGTTCttctggctggtgccgacctgtccggcctcctcccgtccccaacAGCACGTGgaaagccggcttcagctgcatgctgctctggatgggacagacccgcccgggttggcaccagccagcagaagtggcagagctgtgtactgcttgggactgaccggcgcaggtagggggaaagtgcagctgagcccctgctgatccggctgggctcatcctgtcccgagaggcacatggctactcctcttcccacacgtaccgcgtcagcaacgtcaagctgacgcagtgcgtgtgggaaccttgtcccttccctagcccttcagcagccattggGAAGCTtctgagggcctgggggagggacaaggggtgggaacgaaagtaaactctttaattttgtttcccctagcagcaccatgggcctcagaaaatgccttggcgggccgtatgttggacaagcctgctctaatGTAATATACCGTCTGAAAAATGTATGTTTAAAATATGCATGCTCTCTGAAACAGTTGGATTATAAATATAAAGGCATGTTTCCACTTAAGTGAATAGGAAAATAATAAGGAGAATCGTTTATGAAAGAAATATGATATATGCTTGGATATGGTTTCACGTGTCCTTAAATGCCTAAGAGTGTTTTGCGTTGATACTTAATGTGTTCCAATAGAAATTCCATTTATTCTTTACATCAGTCTGGTTTTTCTGAAGATGCAGAatacccaaagatttcaaatagaaatctatagCATTAAAACCACTCTGACCTGTTGTCGTctttgagttgtttgcaacagaaaaaatgttttattttttccttaatcAAAATGGAGTGTAAATTTAAAagttgacattttctgaggggaggggatgggtcctgcatctaaaaaggttgaaaaccactacctGAGCATCGTACCATTGCAGTAGAACAGCTATCTTTAGTTCTAATAATAGATATTGTCGTGCACAATCTGTTTATATTGCTTTTTAGAGTACTTGTGCACAGAGCTCGGAAGCTGGCCCAACAATATTACTTGGTTTACCACGAGCCCATTCCAACCGCTCAGCTAGTACAGAGGATTGCTTCTGTGATGCAGGAGTACACACAGTCTGGGTAAGcagctctttgattttttttttaaccaaatagTGTAATATTTTTAACTGAATTTCTGCCTTTCTGTCTCGGAGGCTTATAATAGGCTTTAAAGAAATTACTTAATCTACTGACTCTCTTTTTCTggagcagggttttttttgtgttaatGCTTGGAGGAAGGATATTGTAGAAGTGTAAAGCATAATTATTAAATGCTTGATATCAAAAGGAAACTGCTGCTTGTTTTGTTTAATCCAAAGAGGTCTCTAAAATGCGGTGCCTCTGAAGCCACATCACAAGATGATCTGAATGTCAGAGGTGGAATGTAATGTTAGTATTTTGCAAGTGTAAAGATTGGAGAGTAGTAGATATTTTAAAtgacctttttaaaattttttaaaaaataaagcctgATTCTGTTAGGAGGAGGAGGCATATAGCAATAACCAGTTGAGGCAAAAACAATGAAACAATCTTAAGAACTTTGTGATTTGagcaatagcttttttttttttttttttttccctttccccctcatAGTGGCGTACGTCCATTTGGAGTATCATTGCTCATATGTGGCTGGAATGAGGGCCGACCCTATTTATTTCAGTCTGATCCTTCTGTAAGTATCAAATACATACTGTCTTGCTGTTCTGAAATTCAGCACTTTTAGAAAGAAGTTTAAGTATTAAATGGATTTGTGAAATGCCATCTTTCTAGAATGGAAGGTGGAATCTGAAGTTTAACCTAAATTTTACAAAGTTATCATTAAACTTTGAAAACTAGTTTACATATAATAATTTAATGAGCATGTGAGTAAACAGTTTCCGTCTTAAGAGATGTAAAGTTTTCAATATGTGAACTATCTATTTTATGTTCAGACTACTTTGTATAATCCCTCGtatttcatgaaaaaaattaGTTGTACTAATGACTCTGAGCTCTTAAGTAGTTAAAATGTAGCATAGTAATGAAATGCAAGGTCTAATAAAGCTTTATTTTCTTGAAAATGTAAGaatatactctctctctctctgactccaaaTGGCATCAAACGCTGTCCTTCCCCTGACTGGGGACTGTATGAAGCCGTGGGCAGCCCCATGTTAAATTAATGTATAGAATCAGTCCCAAAATAGCTATTCAGTTTCATCATTTGTTCATCAGAAATATTGTGTTGACTGCACTGTACAAGTAGGTCTGAACATATTTCAATCTTATTCCTAATTGTCCAGACACCTCACCTTTATTTAAATCATTCCAAATTGAGAATGCATTAATTTTTGGAGATCTACAtcaaatttcctttttaaaaatgaaaggaaatgtcAAATGAACATTGCAGGTATGGAAtatcttaaaaaatatatatatatttttaacagtgCACATTGTAAGCATTTCAAACAGTGGTTGTGAGTGAGAGTCCAAATATCAAAAGTCAATAAGATTTCATAAACAGTAGTGTATTTTATGAATCCATAGTTAAGCATTTTAATTGTAATGTAATTGGGCTAATGTTTTCATCTGTACAGGGAGCTTACTTTGCTTGGAAAGCAACAGCCATGGGAAAAAATTACGTGAATGGAAAAACTTTTCTTGAAAAAAGGTAATGCCTGTAGAGCCTACCGaaagaaatttagaaaaatatAGATGTGGTTCTGTGTTCAAGTTTTGGAATATCACAGCTAGGTTACAATATGTATTCATTTAAACTGTTTAAAAGCTTTAATAACATGTTTACAGACGGATACCAaaaagttgttgggtttttgtaGGGGGTTTGTGTTTGTTACTCATTTGTTAGCTTTTGTACAGAGGGAGGGATAGTTGCATGAAAAAATGTGTATTGGCAGTCTTATAAGTGTGTTTAGCTAACAAGAATAATGCTAATTCAGGTTATAAGTATAAAGCTCTAAATAAATTGGGTATCATGGGCTTTGAGAGAATTCTGTATTTTgcagatttaaaatattaatctCATTTATACAGATACAATGAAGATTTGGAACTTGAGGATGCCATACATACAGCTATCTTAACACTAAAGGTTAGAGAGAGatttaacaaaaatgttttaCTGTTTTATTAAATCACTGGTACAGCAAAGTAAattctctttttctgtttaataGGAAAGCTTTGAAGGGCAAATGACAGAAGATAACATAGAAGTTGGCATCTGTAATGAAGCAGGATTTAGAAGGCTTACTCCAACTGAGGTTAAAGATTACTTGGCTGCAATAGCCTAGTATGAATCAAGCAAGACTGTAGATTCACACAAGGATCTTTTTAATTTTGGCTacttaaatgtttttgtttgcaaTTTTTGCATACTTATTTCTACATGGTTTGTCcaatggattttttaaatatcacGGGTGCAAATGCTGTGATTCTAATATTGATATATGAAAACTTCATACAAGGAATTATTTCCTTTGAGATATGGAATCTTTGTACATGAAACTGTACAAATTATAAAGTTATAAAGAAACCTTATAGAGGATACAGAATAAAATTTGAAGGGAACAGTTTTAGGGGAAATGCTTGtgcctgtggattttttttttttttttacgtacAGTTCAGGTTTTAATGTCACTTTTTTTAAAGTAGGCGTCTCGAGCCATAGCagtcatgaccagggatctgggttttccgtttccacGGAAAAatggtaaaatgtggatttctcattttagcagagaaacccacagattttgtaGTTTTGCTGCAAGCCGTTtacaggctggcacagttccagcctgcagggggctgggagggagcaggagcagggtggtcaggcagggggcaccatgtgcatatatagcagcttctgcaggtaagtgacggggattgaggcccccatagggagcgagttgggcaggactgggctgctgggcagtgtgtgggtctTGAGGCCTGGGGCCATAATGTACGGCCTCGGAGCCCCggtggggagcaggacaaggCCACGGGTGGCTTGttcgggggcagggggtggagctggCTTCCTGCCAGAGTGCACACCCAGGGGACGGGGGAAACAGTGTCCCCCAGAGTGTGGTgcgcagagctggggcaggcgcaTACCTAGTGCGGCAGGTCACAGCGGGGCcacgcaggaaagctgcttgccccCGTGAGCTCCATGCTATCCTGGCGACATTTCCTCTGCATGCACAGGTGGTGGCGCAGGGTTGTGCTCACTGCTGCCCACATGTGCAGGGGAAGCGTCGCCAGGGCACACGGACAAGCCGCTTTCCACACACTGTGCTGCAGAAgccccgggggagggcagcagggtggggaacacGAGCCCGCAtgcaccctgcacagatctggggggcgtgggtcgccccccccccactccctgggagTGTGCTGCAACTGGAAGCCAGGcccacccctgcacctccctgagCCCgtagcaggggctgagctggctcagtgctctttctcctgcagcagctgccttctgtcagggccagggggctgcggaCCTGGGTTGCTGGCCTTATAGCCTGGGCAACTGGGGGCCCCTTCTGGCACAGCTGGGGGGATGGGCTGTgagtggggcaaggggcacaagcaggacctgggagggggggagggcaccagTAGGCCTgggaggctgtggtggggggaatgaggggcaccagtagggctggagggctgttgggggagttaggggcaccaggagggctgtggggagcctttaattttaattatggatttggggttttttaatctatctatctgtctgtctaatCCATTAtcaggaaaaaccaggatccctggtcatgacaaACAGTGTTTTTGGTTTAAATGTATGAGTTGGCTCAGGATTTTCTCTCTTTCACTAGGTTTTTGTTTATAGTGATACATGAAACCTCAAATGTTTGGCTTCATTAACAGTTGCTTCAGTGTGGAATAATTTGATCTGTTACTTGTAATGCAGAAACACTAAAGTCCAGGTTAGCTAAGTGGGAGTTCTGATTTTGGAACAGTAGGATTAAGCCCTAAACTTGTGACATTGCAAATATAGTACTGAGAAACTATGCTTTCACAGTGCAAGAATGGTTTTCAGGTTTGTGCTATTTGAATTGATGCAGTTGATCCAGTATTGCCTCAAAATTCTGCAGGCAGTACAAAGCAAAAGAGTTGTCTTCAGTTGGCTTGTGTTAAGTATCCTCTACATAATCCATGCAAGATGAAGGGGGTAGTTAGATTTATTCGTCTGAAGTCGGGCAGAAAGCAAGATAGGGTCGTATCACACAgacttatgcatctctgattcagttagtctataaggcagAACTCAACCTTCAGGCAAGATAAATTATCCTAGGTTTCTTGggacaagaatttttttttcaagtgcacAGCAGTAAAATTGTTCATCACAGCTTTACCAGCTGTGGAGGCTAGACTACTTACAGAAGAAATATGAGAACTCAGATAACAGACAAAATAATTGGTTCTTTACTAATTCTTGAAGTGAATTATTTGCAGATTTCTCTTTAAAGGGAGTTTTAACATGATTTTTGTACAAATACTTAAATGAGCAAGGGACAAGGATGTTTGtcattattataaaataatatcttttattggaccaactgaatggtcAGATGCAAGGcaggaagaatgccttgcatttaaaATCTTGTCTCACTTCATCCCAGCCATAcaattggtctgataaaagatactgCCCACAGAAGTGTCTCACATAATCCCTGAGCTATCagggctacaacatcacttcgaCACTACTGAGAATATTAAGCACAGAGGACCACTTATAAATGGAGAGGAATTTGAACAGCCTAACAAACTTGTTCTTTTCTCCGTATCACTATGCCATATTTGACcgttttgttacacatgcttgtgctcatttattgtactttgcaagatctttcattgtacatgtgccttcaagcagcaggtaTTGCAGCAGGTGTTTCATAGTCAGGCTCTGTGCCGCAGTCACAGGTGGCTGAACCAATTGTATAGCCGCACTTTTTCATTAGTTCTTTGGAGCATTCCACTTGGGTGTGTAGGTGGTTGAAACATTGCAACCTTTCTTGTGGTTCACCAGCCCCTCATGATTCACCAGAGGTAGTCGGCACTGGAGTGTCTATTTTTCTCTGTCAGATATTTTCAGCCTCTTGTTCTCCATCTGTAGTCACGTCTCCTTGGTGTGGCATCAAGTGGCCAGGTGCTGGTGACTTTAGACGCGTGTGTGCTGCGGGATGGTTGTGCAGCAGGTGTTTCATAAACAATAAGCACTATCCTAATAAAGAACATGCGCTCCAGTCCACAGAAACTTCTATGTAAGCTTTGTTACTTGTGAGATGAACCACAAGCCAGTCTTTCTTGAGTCTGTCTAACATTACATACAAAGCTAGTCAGGGTGGTGCGGGTGCTAGGGTGGTGCAGGTGCTAAGGCACACTATTGACAGCCCataggttgcaagtttgaggccacggaagaagtgctcatggtgcagttgtcagattccaacaaatgtgcaaattctgctaaaataCATTGTCACAAGAATATGaaaaagaggggagggagtgATGCAAGAAAGCACTTTCACAGCTCAAACCATTTTATTTCATCGTAATAAAAATGAAGTTTGTAGATGGCTTGTTTTGACTGATGCAACCAATCTGTATAGCATTTTCCTCTGAGGCTGCCTCTCCACAGCAAATTTAAGGtttcataaaatggcaaaccatcCACGAACATGTTCTATATATAATGTAGAATGTTTTGTGGTTGGTTTGCGTGGCACCTTTAAATGGAACGTATAGGATGGCTGGGGCTGCCAGCCAtttgtcagccccagccccctacctttgggcacctggctttcaacatgttggtgcagggggagcacagGATTATGATCCTTTCTACTGACAAGTGGAAATGGCACGATTGGGATCGTGTGGCgtgacaggaggcatgattttTGTGGTTGAGAATCAGATTCCACAGCACCTTCAAACAAACAACATGTACCAGGGGCTTGAGAATCACTAATTTTATT
Encoded here:
- the PSMA2 gene encoding proteasome subunit alpha type-2; the protein is MAERGYSFSLTTFSPSGKLVQIEYALAAVAAGAPSVGIKAANGVVLATEKKQKSILYDERSVHKVESITKHIGLVYSGMGPDYRVLVHRARKLAQQYYLVYHEPIPTAQLVQRIASVMQEYTQSGGVRPFGVSLLICGWNEGRPYLFQSDPSGAYFAWKATAMGKNYVNGKTFLEKRYNEDLELEDAIHTAILTLKESFEGQMTEDNIEVGICNEAGFRRLTPTEVKDYLAAIA